The DNA region TCACCGACGACATCAGCATGCCGCCGACGAGGCAGGTCTTGCGGGCCGCAGTGAGACTCCAGCCGCGACGGTAGAGCGCGTCCGACGCGAAGCCGCCGAGCCAGCCCGCGGGGATCGACGCCAGGGCCGGCAGGCTGCCGAGCGTGCCGAGCTCCGCCAGGGAGAAGCCCCGCGCCTTGACCAGGTAGGTCGGGAACCACGTGATGAAGAAGTAGATCACGAAGTTGAGGCAGAAGAACCCGGCCATCATGCCCCAGACCGTGCGGTAGCGGAACAGCGACAGCCACGGCACCTGGTTCTGGGCGTCCGCCGCGTCGACGGTCTTCGGCCGCTCCTGCGCGGCCCGCAGTCGGGCGAGCTCCTCCGGCGACACCTTCGGGTGGTTCTCGGGCTCGCGGTAGAGCCACATCCAGAACACCGCCCAGACGAAGCCCAGTACGCCGGTGACGACGAAGGATTCCCGCCAGCCCAGCGTCGCGATGACCCAGGAGACCAGCGGGATCGCCAGGGCCGAGCCCACCCGGGACCCGCTGTCGAAGATGCTGCTGGCGAAGCTGCGCTCGCTGCGCGGGAACCACGACGCCGCGACCTTGGCGAAGGACGGGTAGGCCCCGGCCTCGCCGATACCGAGCAGCATGCGCAGGCCGAGCAGGGACAGGAACCCCCGTCCGACCGCGGTCAGCGCCGTGCAGGCCGACCACCAGACCACCGCGACCACGAGGGAGAGCCGCGCGCCGACCCGGTCGGCCACGTAGCCGAAGGGCAGCTGCATGATCGCGTAGGTCCAGAAGAAGCCCGACAGGATCAGGCCCATGTCGGTGGCGTCGAGCCCGAGTTCCTTGGACATGGAGGGCGCTGCGACCGCCAGATTGGCGCGGTCGATGTAGTTGATGGCGTTGGCGGCCATGCAGAGGCCGATCATGAGCCAGCGCAGACGCGGCATCGTGGGCTCCTCCCGTCTTCCGGGTATGGCGTCCCCGGTCCGTGCGGCGCCCCCGTTGAGGCCGGGGATCGCCGCCGAGCGTGGTGTCGTGCCGGGTCGTTCCCGGCTCAGGTGCGGTAGGCGTTGCCGTCGAGGCCGTGCGGCCGGCCGGCGGCGAGCAGGGTCTCCCAGACGGGCTCGGGCAGCGGCACGCCCTCGGCGAGACGCTCGGCGCGCATGCGCCGCTCCGGCTCGCCAGGCAGCAGGACCTCGGCGCCCGGCATCGGCTTCGCGCTCTTGAAGAAGTCGAGATAGGCCCGCGTCTCGGCCGCGAGGGCGTCCTCGGTGCCGAGGGCCGACGGCGTGACGTAGATCGACAGCATGCCGTTGCAGATCCGCCGCTGCCCGGGCCCGGCCGTGCCGGAGCCGGTGAGCGCGCCGGCCAGAAGCTCGCACATTAGCGCGAGGCCGGAGCCCTTGTGCTCGCCGAAGGCCCGGATCGCACCCGCCCCGCGCTGGTTGTCGCGCTCGACGCCCTCCAGCGGGCCGAACAGGGTCGCCGGGTCGGCGCTGAGGCGGCCGTCGGGCTCGATCAGCGCGCCCTCCGGCAGCGGCTTGCCGCCCCGGGAGGCGACCAGCACCTTGCCCTCGGCGACCAGCGACGTGGCGAAGTCGAGGATGATCGGGTCGCCTCCTGGGACCGGGAAGCCGGCCGCGAAGGGCGCCGTCGAGAAGCGGCGCTCCACGGATCCGAACGGCGCCACGAGGAGGCTGCCGGCCACGTTGACGAAGTGGACCGAGACGAGCCCCGCCGCCGCCGCCCGCTCGGCCCACTCGCCGATCCGGCCGATATGCCCGGCGTGCCGGAGGGCGATGATCGCGACGCCGTTCTCCCGCGCCTTGGCGATCCCGAGATCGACGGCGACGGGGCCGGCCGTCTGCCCGAACCCGTAATGGGCGTCCACGAGGGCGAAGTTCGGCGCGTCGGTGACGATCTCGGGCGTGCGGCCGGCCTCGACCTCGCCGGCGCGCATCCACTCGACGTAGCGGGTGACCCGGACGACGCCGTGGCTGTCGTGGCCGGTGAGGTTCGCCGCGACCAGGAAGCGGCCGATCCGCTCGGCCTCCGGCTCGGCGCAGCCCTCGCGCACGAAGATGTCCCGCACGTAGGCGGTCAGCCTGTCGGCCAGAATGCGCATCCCGTCTCTCCCTCGCCGCGC from Methylobacterium sp. NMS14P includes:
- a CDS encoding malate/lactate/ureidoglycolate dehydrogenase — encoded protein: MRILADRLTAYVRDIFVREGCAEPEAERIGRFLVAANLTGHDSHGVVRVTRYVEWMRAGEVEAGRTPEIVTDAPNFALVDAHYGFGQTAGPVAVDLGIAKARENGVAIIALRHAGHIGRIGEWAERAAAAGLVSVHFVNVAGSLLVAPFGSVERRFSTAPFAAGFPVPGGDPIILDFATSLVAEGKVLVASRGGKPLPEGALIEPDGRLSADPATLFGPLEGVERDNQRGAGAIRAFGEHKGSGLALMCELLAGALTGSGTAGPGQRRICNGMLSIYVTPSALGTEDALAAETRAYLDFFKSAKPMPGAEVLLPGEPERRMRAERLAEGVPLPEPVWETLLAAGRPHGLDGNAYRT
- a CDS encoding MFS transporter, which translates into the protein MPRLRWLMIGLCMAANAINYIDRANLAVAAPSMSKELGLDATDMGLILSGFFWTYAIMQLPFGYVADRVGARLSLVVAVVWWSACTALTAVGRGFLSLLGLRMLLGIGEAGAYPSFAKVAASWFPRSERSFASSIFDSGSRVGSALAIPLVSWVIATLGWRESFVVTGVLGFVWAVFWMWLYREPENHPKVSPEELARLRAAQERPKTVDAADAQNQVPWLSLFRYRTVWGMMAGFFCLNFVIYFFITWFPTYLVKARGFSLAELGTLGSLPALASIPAGWLGGFASDALYRRGWSLTAARKTCLVGGMLMSSVITLSIIAPNIYVALLCFAVAYGSLAFTAASIWALPGDVAPTPAHVASIGGIQNFASNVAGIVTTTFTGVMLTVTQGSFVIPLIVAGGFCLLGAFIYLFVVGEIAPLPVRDARAPALRPEAAR